One Sediminicola sp. YIK13 DNA segment encodes these proteins:
- a CDS encoding ATP-binding protein: protein MNKSKNKFTLKIMFSYLFLGVLAVVSAYFIFSEVRTYVFYQTSNNNDDKLVKTGSLLTELYEAEGLSKIALQKKTQASFRAYTQKIDSIYTVIDSIKGLTSSDNQKEMLNSVQLLLKKKVGNSKELLKLKIKNEANSSIDNALKEFNKIEESMGKISPESLNPNYADLPPDAKIAVKKWADYLSENVPKDSKNIPEGDRVDSLLTASRSLLDEAKQSNTKILRTVAQKEQELSRNDLEISQQLRGIITAFEQELLTKTYNENMIKQAALTKSIRLAGFAALLGFAIVALFTFLISKDYWKVQLFRQQLEKEKKFSESILKSREQLISTVSHDLRTPLNTITGYSELMENEGLTRQQSSYLKNIKSASAYVDSLVNDLLDFSKLEAGKILFDKRPFILSDLIIETAENLKELNSNKPIELILDIDQRLEKPIMSDPFRMRQILTNLIGNAYKFTDQGFVKIEAIVLQELEDSFQTRIKVIDSGIGVKIEKQEHIFNEFTQAEDHTDKKYGGYGLGLTISKKLTTLLNGSLELKSDGQNGSEFTIELPLQISQTPIEQPGDKPLNPMEGLHILIIDDDPAMLKLLKEVCCNLAISTTTYNDFNDVGKNNSLHYDVVLTDIQMPQISGFEVLKKLKKDGYAHYKQQPIIAMTGRKDLEETEYLDAGFSAVLLKPFAKNSFLKVLSHLFPQSIQDENESIQTITQHPSSSLFNLEVINSFLGDNKAALFEVLTTFISDVRTNLEHLNEAIVKVDRKGINATAHKMLPMFRQLNANDIVPILERLEVLKEPEMDKQELKRTSQDLKNKTTVLLLAITSYMSKDLNYNG, encoded by the coding sequence ATGAATAAATCCAAAAATAAGTTTACGCTTAAAATCATGTTCAGTTACCTATTTCTAGGTGTTCTGGCTGTGGTGTCCGCTTATTTTATATTCTCAGAAGTTAGGACCTACGTTTTCTACCAAACCTCCAATAACAACGACGATAAATTAGTAAAGACCGGTTCTTTGCTCACTGAATTATATGAAGCTGAAGGCCTCTCCAAAATAGCCTTACAAAAAAAGACCCAGGCCTCCTTTAGGGCTTATACCCAAAAAATTGATTCCATTTACACCGTAATAGATTCGATAAAGGGATTAACAAGTAGCGATAACCAAAAAGAAATGCTCAACAGTGTTCAGCTTCTACTAAAGAAAAAAGTGGGAAACAGTAAGGAACTGTTGAAATTAAAAATTAAAAATGAAGCCAATAGCTCCATTGACAATGCCTTAAAGGAGTTCAATAAAATTGAGGAATCTATGGGGAAAATATCTCCGGAAAGTTTAAACCCCAATTACGCGGATCTTCCACCGGACGCCAAAATTGCCGTAAAAAAATGGGCAGATTACCTAAGTGAAAATGTTCCCAAAGATTCAAAAAACATACCTGAAGGCGATAGGGTGGATTCTCTCCTTACAGCCTCTAGATCATTGTTGGACGAGGCGAAACAGAGCAACACCAAAATCCTAAGGACCGTAGCCCAAAAAGAACAAGAACTCAGCAGAAATGACTTGGAAATCTCCCAGCAATTGCGCGGCATTATTACAGCTTTTGAGCAGGAGTTATTGACCAAAACCTATAACGAGAACATGATTAAGCAAGCTGCCCTAACCAAAAGTATCAGGCTTGCTGGGTTTGCGGCACTATTGGGTTTTGCTATTGTAGCCCTGTTTACTTTTTTGATCAGCAAAGATTATTGGAAAGTTCAATTGTTCAGGCAGCAGTTGGAAAAGGAAAAGAAATTTTCCGAATCCATTTTAAAAAGTAGGGAACAACTCATTTCTACCGTGAGCCATGATCTAAGAACACCGTTGAATACAATAACCGGATATTCTGAATTAATGGAAAACGAAGGTCTCACCAGACAACAGTCCTCTTATCTGAAAAATATTAAATCCGCTTCTGCGTATGTGGACAGCCTTGTCAATGACCTTTTGGATTTTTCCAAATTGGAAGCTGGAAAAATCCTTTTTGACAAGAGACCCTTCATACTCTCTGACCTGATCATCGAGACTGCGGAGAACCTAAAGGAACTGAATTCCAATAAGCCCATCGAACTTATCCTGGATATAGACCAGCGTTTGGAGAAACCTATCATGAGCGATCCCTTTCGGATGCGGCAAATCTTGACCAACCTCATAGGCAATGCCTATAAATTCACGGATCAAGGTTTTGTGAAAATTGAAGCTATAGTATTACAAGAATTGGAGGACAGCTTCCAAACCAGGATCAAGGTGATAGATTCTGGTATTGGTGTAAAAATTGAAAAACAAGAGCATATTTTTAATGAATTTACACAGGCTGAGGACCATACCGATAAAAAATACGGTGGTTATGGTTTGGGATTAACCATTTCCAAAAAACTTACGACATTATTAAATGGATCTTTGGAGCTAAAAAGTGATGGTCAAAATGGTAGTGAATTTACGATAGAATTACCATTGCAAATTTCACAAACGCCAATAGAACAACCTGGAGACAAACCATTGAACCCGATGGAAGGTTTACATATTTTGATTATTGATGATGATCCGGCCATGTTAAAACTACTGAAAGAGGTTTGCTGTAACCTTGCCATATCCACTACAACATATAACGACTTTAATGACGTAGGAAAAAATAACTCCCTACACTACGATGTAGTATTGACTGATATACAGATGCCGCAAATAAGCGGTTTTGAAGTTCTGAAAAAATTGAAAAAAGACGGCTACGCCCATTATAAACAGCAACCGATAATTGCCATGACGGGCCGTAAAGACCTAGAGGAAACGGAGTATTTGGATGCTGGATTTTCAGCTGTCCTTCTAAAGCCCTTTGCAAAAAATTCCTTTCTGAAAGTGCTCAGCCACTTGTTTCCACAATCCATACAGGATGAAAATGAAAGTATACAAACTATCACGCAACACCCATCCTCCAGTTTGTTCAATCTAGAAGTAATCAATTCTTTTCTAGGAGATAACAAAGCTGCCCTATTCGAGGTATTGACCACTTTTATTTCGGATGTCAGAACCAATTTGGAACATCTCAACGAAGCGATTGTAAAAGTGGACAGGAAGGGAATCAACGCCACGGCACATAAAATGCTGCCCATGTTCCGACAGTTAAATGCCAATGATATTGTACCCATTTTAGAAAGATTGGAAGTACTCAAGGAGCCTGAAATGGACAAACAAGAGTTAAAAAGGACATCCCAAGACTTAAAGAACAAGACAACAGTACTGCTCTTGGCCATCACCTCCTATATGTCTAAAGATCTAAATTATAATGGTTGA
- a CDS encoding SDR family oxidoreductase yields MKIILTGATGTLGSKILFSLFEQKSQIIEKVFLPIRSKNSNTPEERIIKMLHSEYAPNFIKDNLPSILDRIQVIDATLLLDPTSILKHQKIDFFIHSAGFVNLSTAHSAKEDIFNENYAFTKDIFNAYTPFMSKFVYISTAFAAGDIGGVLDNDYSNKHKGKYRNHYEASKHASEKFLLEAGVKHNIPVQILRPSVLGGNIKDHPHFFISKYMVFYLFAKFFHNSNSNDLIRISTTDTAGLNIIPTDYAARVIVKAMETDIGQLNIVHSKETNLKTGMSKIFDIVGFKNFSFTQEKINGTTGFKSDLEKYYYETIGVHLHPYLTSMPNQWDTTLLESILPIPTYDLEEYLSQTVTFAKSKKFRSQQW; encoded by the coding sequence ATGAAAATAATTTTAACTGGAGCCACAGGAACGCTTGGATCCAAGATACTTTTCTCCCTCTTTGAGCAGAAGTCTCAAATTATAGAAAAGGTTTTTCTACCCATCCGAAGCAAAAATTCGAACACTCCAGAGGAGCGAATTATAAAAATGCTCCATAGTGAATATGCCCCCAACTTTATAAAGGACAATTTGCCCAGCATTCTGGACAGAATACAGGTTATTGATGCTACATTACTTTTGGACCCGACTTCAATTCTGAAGCATCAAAAAATAGATTTTTTTATCCATTCGGCAGGATTCGTCAATCTTTCAACAGCCCATAGTGCCAAAGAAGATATTTTCAATGAAAATTATGCATTTACCAAGGATATCTTTAACGCCTATACGCCTTTCATGTCTAAGTTCGTCTATATCAGCACCGCCTTTGCAGCTGGTGATATTGGAGGTGTTCTAGACAACGATTATTCCAATAAGCACAAGGGCAAATACCGTAACCATTATGAAGCATCAAAGCATGCTTCGGAAAAATTCCTATTGGAAGCAGGCGTAAAACACAATATACCGGTACAAATCCTAAGACCTAGCGTATTGGGCGGGAATATCAAGGACCACCCACATTTTTTTATTTCAAAATATATGGTCTTTTACCTCTTTGCCAAGTTTTTCCACAATAGCAATTCCAATGACCTTATTAGAATCTCTACCACCGATACTGCCGGACTGAATATAATACCGACAGATTATGCCGCACGGGTAATTGTAAAGGCGATGGAAACGGATATTGGGCAACTGAATATCGTCCACTCCAAAGAAACGAACCTCAAGACCGGAATGTCTAAAATTTTCGATATTGTAGGTTTTAAAAATTTTAGTTTCACCCAGGAAAAGATCAATGGCACTACTGGTTTTAAATCGGATTTGGAAAAATATTATTACGAGACCATCGGGGTACATCTACATCCTTATTTGACCTCTATGCCCAATCAATGGGATACTACCCTATTGGAGAGCATCCTTCCCATTCCAACTTATGATTTAGAAGAGTATCTTTCGCAGACCGTTACGTTTGCGAAATCTAAAAAATTCAGAAGTCAGCAGTGGTAA
- a CDS encoding thiamine-binding protein yields the protein MNISVELTLSPLQDTYEEHIINFIKKLRASGLTVLENPLSTQIYGDYDKVMSLLQEEIKEAFELMDKGLLYMKIVKSDRSEYEPHF from the coding sequence ATGAACATTTCCGTTGAGCTCACCCTATCTCCCTTACAGGACACTTATGAGGAGCATATTATCAATTTTATCAAAAAATTAAGGGCTTCGGGACTTACCGTCTTAGAGAACCCTTTGAGCACTCAAATTTATGGGGATTACGATAAGGTCATGTCCCTTTTGCAGGAAGAAATTAAGGAGGCTTTTGAGTTGATGGACAAAGGCTTGTTGTATATGAAAATCGTAAAATCGGACAGAAGCGAGTATGAGCCCCATTTTTGA
- a CDS encoding AAA family ATPase — MEEKFKQEPSDIIKIVLFGPESTGKTTLSALLAKHYNTVWVPEYAREYLQDKWNKEHKTCEPKDLLPIAEGQMLLENTLSKKANDILICDTDLLETKVYSEAYYLGYCDPVLEKHALENTYDLYLLTYIDVPWEKDDLRDKPDERERMFLYFKDTLEEYGRNFVILKGDTKTRLAKAVEHIDKLLKK, encoded by the coding sequence ATGGAAGAAAAGTTTAAACAAGAGCCCTCAGACATTATTAAAATAGTTTTGTTCGGACCAGAATCTACTGGTAAAACAACCCTGTCGGCGCTGTTGGCCAAACACTATAATACAGTCTGGGTCCCGGAGTACGCAAGGGAATATTTGCAGGATAAATGGAACAAGGAACATAAGACCTGTGAGCCAAAGGACTTACTCCCCATTGCAGAGGGTCAGATGCTTTTAGAAAATACCCTATCAAAAAAGGCAAATGATATTTTAATATGCGACACTGATCTGCTTGAGACCAAGGTATATTCCGAAGCTTATTATTTGGGGTATTGTGACCCTGTCTTGGAGAAGCATGCGTTGGAAAATACCTACGACCTTTATTTGTTGACGTATATAGATGTTCCTTGGGAGAAAGACGATCTTAGGGACAAGCCCGATGAAAGAGAACGAATGTTTTTATATTTCAAGGATACTTTAGAAGAATATGGTCGAAATTTTGTTATTTTAAAGGGTGATACAAAAACCAGGTTGGCCAAGGCCGTGGAACACATTGATAAATTACTTAAAAAATGA
- the pnuC gene encoding nicotinamide riboside transporter PnuC → MSPIFDWIFAQYEGIATHLIILEMFGVFFGFLSVWYSMRENILVFPTGIISTGIFVYILLVFGLLGDMLINAYYFTMSIYGWYVWTRKVDATHFIPITKTTSKERKWSAILFVATIVFVMVVYLFFDKLDSWTSYVDSFTTAIFFVGMWLMARKKIENWIYWIIGDIISVPLYLYKGLIFTSLQYFLFTIIAIFGYLAWKKSLNKSPQTLLK, encoded by the coding sequence ATGAGCCCCATTTTTGATTGGATTTTTGCACAATATGAAGGAATAGCTACCCATTTGATCATTTTGGAGATGTTTGGGGTATTCTTTGGTTTTCTCAGCGTTTGGTATTCCATGCGGGAGAATATTTTGGTATTCCCAACCGGTATCATCAGTACTGGGATTTTCGTCTATATCTTATTGGTTTTTGGCCTTTTGGGCGATATGCTTATCAACGCCTATTATTTTACCATGAGCATATATGGATGGTACGTTTGGACAAGAAAAGTAGATGCTACCCATTTTATTCCTATTACTAAAACAACATCCAAGGAAAGGAAATGGTCTGCAATTCTTTTTGTAGCCACGATTGTATTTGTAATGGTTGTATACCTGTTTTTTGATAAGCTGGATAGTTGGACCTCCTATGTAGATTCTTTTACTACTGCTATTTTCTTTGTTGGGATGTGGCTGATGGCCAGAAAAAAGATTGAAAACTGGATTTACTGGATTATAGGAGATATAATATCTGTCCCTTTATATCTTTACAAAGGACTTATATTTACTTCTTTACAGTATTTTTTATTCACAATTATAGCCATTTTCGGGTATCTAGCATGGAAGAAAAGTTTAAACAAGAGCCCTCAGACATTATTAAAATAG
- a CDS encoding DUF3332 domain-containing protein produces the protein MKKLIACSFLSLSLLFSSCLGSFNAFNNLKDWNQSASDSKFVNNLIFWGLNIIPVYGLFFVGDALIFNVIEFWSGSNPIAMQDGDSEIQIVERDGNTIEMIATKNRMEITVLDGPKKGKKVDLVYRPHEKSWNAVKPNGEIIKLSSFKEGLYIVYMPNGEEVKINPLQSKEEGLAVIKEQTDCYYLNGMMAEAN, from the coding sequence ATGAAAAAATTAATCGCTTGTAGTTTTCTTTCCTTGTCCTTGTTGTTTTCAAGTTGCTTGGGTTCCTTCAATGCCTTTAATAACCTAAAAGACTGGAACCAGAGTGCTTCTGACAGTAAGTTTGTGAACAACTTAATTTTTTGGGGTTTGAACATCATTCCCGTTTACGGTCTCTTTTTCGTTGGGGATGCCCTTATATTTAATGTGATCGAATTTTGGTCGGGCTCTAACCCTATCGCTATGCAGGATGGGGATTCGGAAATTCAGATAGTAGAAAGGGATGGGAATACTATTGAAATGATCGCAACCAAAAACAGAATGGAAATCACTGTCTTGGACGGACCTAAAAAAGGAAAAAAAGTAGATTTGGTTTACAGGCCTCACGAAAAATCATGGAATGCTGTAAAGCCAAACGGAGAAATCATAAAGCTTTCTTCCTTTAAAGAAGGACTTTATATTGTCTATATGCCCAACGGGGAGGAAGTTAAAATTAATCCATTACAATCCAAGGAGGAAGGGTTGGCTGTTATTAAGGAGCAGACAGATTGTTATTATTTGAACGGAATGATGGCCGAAGCTAACTAA
- the ahcY gene encoding adenosylhomocysteinase: MSTKTVPYVPNKVKDMSLADWGRKEILLAEAEMPGLMSLREEYKDEQPLKGARIAGCLHMTIQTAVLIETLVALGAEVTWSSCNIFSTQDQAAAAIAAAGIPVYAWKGMNEEEFDWCIEQTLFFGEDRKPLNMILDDGGDLTNMVLDKYPELASGINGLSEETTTGVHRLYERVKNGTLPMPAINVNDSVTKSKFDNKYGCRESAVDAIRRATDTMLAGKRVVVAGYGDVGKGTAASFKGAGSIVTVTEIDPICALQAAMDGFEVKKMETVVGNADVVITTTGNKDIIQSQHFKAMKDKVIVCNIGHFDNEIDMAWLNKNYGYTKDQIKPQVDKYTIDGKDIILLAEGRLVNLGCATGHPSFVMSNSFTNQTLAQIELWKHKDKYENDVYMLPKHLDEKVAKLHLERLGVELETLRPEQAKYIGVSVEGPFKPEYYRY; the protein is encoded by the coding sequence ATGAGCACCAAAACCGTTCCTTATGTACCAAATAAGGTAAAAGATATGTCCCTAGCCGATTGGGGCCGAAAAGAAATTCTATTGGCCGAAGCAGAAATGCCAGGCCTAATGTCCTTAAGGGAGGAATACAAAGATGAACAGCCCTTAAAAGGAGCGCGTATTGCCGGTTGTTTGCATATGACCATTCAAACAGCAGTACTTATTGAGACTTTGGTAGCACTTGGTGCAGAGGTAACCTGGAGCTCATGTAACATATTCTCTACCCAAGATCAGGCAGCAGCTGCCATCGCAGCGGCAGGAATACCTGTATATGCTTGGAAAGGGATGAACGAGGAAGAATTTGATTGGTGTATAGAACAGACCTTGTTTTTCGGGGAAGATCGCAAGCCATTGAACATGATCTTGGATGATGGTGGAGACTTAACAAATATGGTGTTGGACAAATATCCAGAATTGGCCAGCGGCATCAATGGACTATCCGAAGAAACCACAACAGGTGTTCACAGACTTTACGAAAGAGTGAAGAACGGTACCTTACCAATGCCTGCCATCAATGTAAACGACTCCGTTACAAAATCCAAATTTGACAACAAGTATGGGTGTAGAGAGAGTGCCGTAGATGCCATAAGAAGGGCCACGGACACTATGCTAGCTGGGAAAAGAGTTGTTGTTGCCGGTTATGGTGATGTGGGTAAGGGAACAGCTGCCTCATTTAAAGGAGCAGGTTCTATTGTAACAGTTACTGAAATTGACCCAATTTGTGCATTGCAAGCTGCAATGGACGGGTTTGAAGTGAAGAAAATGGAGACTGTTGTTGGCAATGCCGATGTCGTGATCACCACCACTGGAAATAAGGACATCATCCAATCACAGCATTTTAAAGCAATGAAGGATAAGGTGATCGTTTGTAATATTGGTCATTTTGACAATGAGATAGATATGGCTTGGTTGAACAAAAACTATGGATATACCAAAGACCAGATCAAACCACAGGTAGACAAGTATACCATTGATGGGAAGGACATAATCCTTTTGGCCGAAGGCCGATTGGTGAATCTTGGATGTGCCACAGGTCACCCAAGTTTTGTGATGAGCAACTCGTTCACCAACCAGACGTTGGCACAAATTGAGCTTTGGAAACACAAGGATAAATATGAAAACGATGTGTATATGCTTCCAAAACATTTGGATGAAAAAGTAGCAAAATTGCACTTGGAACGATTGGGCGTTGAATTGGAAACCCTACGTCCAGAACAGGCAAAATACATTGGGGTTTCTGTTGAGGGACCATTTAAACCTGAATATTACAGGTATTAA
- a CDS encoding 4'-phosphopantetheinyl transferase family protein → MAIYKTITVRPGVVVHIWKIEETEDELSKDIVLTPHCQKRLNGMKSELHRRGFLSIRHLLAVVGYTDHDLFYDDAGKPHLKDGRHISITHSHEFTGIIVADFDEVGIDIEMQRDKILRIANKFTPLEEYRTLANSDAIIRKLTIVWGAKESLYKIYAKHGLSFLHHVDVKDFSFSDSKTTAEILYHGDQSFYDINFLEFEDYTCVYAVKQA, encoded by the coding sequence ATGGCTATTTACAAAACTATAACAGTAAGGCCTGGTGTTGTGGTGCATATCTGGAAGATAGAGGAAACAGAGGATGAGCTTTCCAAGGATATTGTGTTGACCCCACATTGCCAGAAAAGGCTTAACGGGATGAAATCTGAACTTCATAGAAGGGGATTTTTGAGCATACGCCACTTATTGGCCGTTGTTGGTTATACGGACCATGACCTGTTTTATGACGATGCGGGGAAACCCCATTTAAAGGATGGTCGGCATATATCCATAACCCATTCCCACGAATTCACTGGGATTATCGTTGCGGATTTTGATGAAGTGGGTATAGACATAGAAATGCAACGCGATAAAATCCTGAGGATTGCAAATAAATTTACGCCGTTGGAGGAATATAGGACCCTGGCCAATTCAGATGCCATCATTCGAAAGCTTACGATCGTATGGGGAGCAAAGGAATCGCTTTATAAAATTTATGCCAAACACGGACTGAGCTTTTTACACCACGTGGATGTGAAGGACTTTTCCTTTTCGGATTCCAAGACAACAGCAGAAATCCTATACCATGGGGACCAATCATTCTACGATATAAATTTTCTGGAATTTGAAGATTATACCTGTGTGTATGCAGTAAAACAGGCATAA
- a CDS encoding sigma-54-dependent transcriptional regulator, which yields MSKILIIEDDTAFCQMLEKFLTKKGYDVVTSFSAADAKGKIRESSFDLVLTDLRLPDYDGIALLGDIKELHPKVPVIVMTGYAEVGTAVEAMKKGAFDYISKPFTPEEIVMVIANALTSKSSTPATINPKENKKGKQESIDASNTQTGVIHGISEASLKLNEYIQLVAPTDMSILITGESGTGKEVTAKAIHDQSKRKDYNFAAVDCGAIPKELAASEFFGHLKGSFTGAVEDKVGHFEAANGGTLFLDEIGNLSYGNQIQLLRALQERKIKRVGSTKEIKIDVRILTATNEDLLEAVEKGTFREDLYHRLNEFTIEIPSLEERMEDLFLFTDFFLKKANASLGKNTLGFSQEVQRAFQAYHWPGNLRELQNVIKRSVLLTNGDYVELSALPKEILQPKERPEEVENFSKEEYEKEQIIKALKQTNFNKSKAAKLLQVTRKTLYNRINHYNLDL from the coding sequence ATGTCCAAAATATTGATCATTGAAGATGACACCGCGTTTTGTCAAATGTTGGAAAAGTTCCTGACAAAAAAGGGTTATGACGTGGTAACCAGTTTTTCTGCTGCCGATGCAAAAGGAAAAATTAGGGAGTCTTCCTTTGATCTGGTTCTGACAGACTTAAGGTTGCCCGACTATGATGGTATTGCGTTGCTTGGAGATATCAAGGAGCTGCATCCTAAGGTGCCAGTGATTGTAATGACCGGGTACGCCGAAGTAGGCACAGCTGTGGAAGCGATGAAGAAAGGGGCCTTCGATTATATTTCCAAGCCTTTTACCCCAGAAGAAATTGTCATGGTAATCGCAAACGCTCTTACTTCAAAAAGTAGTACTCCCGCAACCATTAATCCAAAAGAAAATAAAAAGGGAAAGCAAGAATCAATTGACGCCTCCAATACGCAGACAGGAGTCATCCATGGTATTAGTGAGGCATCGCTAAAGCTAAATGAATATATTCAATTGGTCGCACCTACAGACATGTCCATTCTAATAACCGGGGAAAGTGGTACGGGCAAGGAAGTAACGGCAAAGGCAATACATGACCAGAGCAAAAGAAAGGATTATAATTTTGCCGCGGTCGATTGCGGTGCCATCCCCAAAGAGTTGGCCGCCAGTGAATTTTTTGGCCATTTAAAAGGCAGTTTCACGGGCGCGGTGGAGGACAAGGTGGGCCATTTTGAGGCAGCCAATGGAGGTACCCTTTTTTTGGATGAGATCGGGAATTTGTCCTACGGGAATCAAATCCAGCTCCTAAGGGCGCTGCAGGAGCGAAAAATTAAACGGGTGGGCAGTACAAAAGAAATCAAAATAGACGTACGAATCCTTACGGCTACCAATGAGGATTTGCTGGAAGCTGTAGAAAAAGGGACTTTTAGGGAAGACCTTTACCATCGTTTAAATGAATTTACCATAGAAATTCCTTCTTTGGAGGAGCGAATGGAAGATTTGTTCCTATTTACAGATTTTTTCCTGAAGAAGGCAAACGCTTCTCTTGGTAAAAATACACTCGGCTTTTCCCAAGAGGTACAAAGGGCATTTCAGGCATACCATTGGCCAGGAAATTTAAGGGAACTACAAAATGTTATTAAGCGTTCGGTGTTGTTAACAAATGGGGATTATGTGGAGCTCAGTGCCTTGCCTAAGGAAATTCTACAACCAAAAGAAAGGCCTGAGGAGGTAGAGAATTTCTCGAAAGAGGAGTATGAGAAGGAGCAGATCATAAAAGCCCTGAAACAAACCAATTTTAATAAATCCAAAGCGGCAAAATTACTTCAGGTCACACGAAAAACGCTTTACAACAGGATCAACCATTATAATTTAGATCTTTAG
- a CDS encoding DUF4301 family protein, with translation MTAFSSSDHQQLLDKGIKKEKVLDQIETFKEGIPFVHLEKAAIISDGILKFSPTEEKELVSIFDKLKAKKALLKFVPASGAASRMFKALFNFLESFDPSKESLKSYLDRTGDKDIEAFVDGIKNFPFYDKIEKRISGMAKSNDEEVYLFVQEMLAEDKLNYGFYPKGLLPFHKYGTHGATPFEEHLKEGSLYAKVDGAAQLHFTISEQHDEMFKKEFKEVNERVSKATGTEFRVSYSYQKPATDTVAVTMTNELFRNSDGSLLFRPGGHGALIENLNEQNADIIFIKNIDNVVVDKVVDQVANSKKVLAGLLLKLQEKAFAYAALLEKNGETLDEVMEVKSFLEEQLNVRFVSNFDSFTIAQQLEILKDKLNRPIRICGMVKNEGEPGGGPFWIKDKTDHISLQIIESAQVDMSNGGQVAIFKNSTHFNPVDLVCGVKNYKGEKFNLLNFVDHKQGFITQKTKDGKDLKALELPGLWNGAMAYWNTIFVEVPLVTFNPVKTVNDLLKPTHQVK, from the coding sequence ATGACAGCATTTTCATCAAGCGATCATCAACAACTTTTAGATAAGGGAATTAAAAAAGAAAAGGTATTAGACCAAATTGAAACCTTTAAGGAGGGGATTCCTTTTGTGCATTTGGAGAAGGCAGCAATAATTTCGGACGGGATATTAAAATTTAGTCCTACCGAGGAAAAGGAGTTGGTATCAATTTTTGATAAACTGAAAGCCAAAAAGGCACTTTTGAAATTCGTGCCGGCCTCAGGTGCCGCATCTAGAATGTTTAAAGCGTTGTTTAACTTTTTGGAATCATTTGATCCATCAAAGGAAAGTTTAAAATCGTATTTGGATAGGACCGGAGATAAAGACATAGAAGCATTTGTTGATGGAATAAAGAATTTTCCTTTCTATGATAAAATAGAAAAGAGAATATCAGGAATGGCTAAATCCAATGATGAAGAGGTGTATCTCTTTGTCCAGGAAATGTTGGCAGAGGACAAATTGAACTATGGTTTTTATCCCAAAGGTCTTTTGCCATTTCATAAATATGGTACACATGGGGCCACCCCCTTTGAAGAACATCTAAAAGAGGGTTCTCTATACGCTAAGGTTGATGGTGCCGCACAACTTCACTTTACCATCTCAGAACAACATGATGAGATGTTCAAAAAAGAATTTAAAGAAGTGAACGAGAGGGTATCCAAAGCTACGGGAACAGAATTCCGAGTTAGTTACTCCTATCAAAAGCCTGCTACAGATACGGTGGCAGTAACCATGACCAATGAACTGTTCCGGAATTCAGATGGCTCCTTGCTTTTTCGGCCAGGTGGTCACGGAGCATTGATTGAAAACCTCAATGAACAGAATGCTGATATCATATTTATTAAAAATATTGATAATGTTGTGGTTGACAAGGTTGTTGATCAGGTAGCCAACAGTAAAAAGGTGTTGGCAGGTTTACTGTTGAAACTACAAGAAAAGGCATTTGCGTATGCCGCCTTATTGGAAAAGAATGGAGAGACCTTGGATGAGGTCATGGAGGTTAAATCCTTTCTGGAGGAACAGTTAAATGTGAGGTTCGTATCTAACTTCGATAGCTTTACCATAGCACAACAATTGGAAATCCTAAAAGACAAGCTCAATAGACCTATCCGAATTTGCGGAATGGTAAAAAATGAAGGGGAGCCTGGTGGAGGTCCTTTTTGGATAAAGGATAAAACAGATCATATATCCCTACAGATTATCGAGAGTGCCCAAGTAGATATGTCCAACGGTGGTCAGGTGGCAATTTTTAAAAACTCAACCCACTTTAATCCAGTGGATCTCGTCTGTGGTGTAAAGAACTATAAAGGTGAAAAATTTAATCTCTTGAATTTTGTGGACCACAAACAAGGGTTTATCACTCAAAAAACCAAAGATGGCAAGGATTTAAAGGCACTAGAACTTCCTGGATTATGGAATGGGGCAATGGCATATTGGAATACGATATTTGTGGAGGTGCCGTTGGTGACCTTTAACCCTGTTAAAACCGTAAATGACTTATTAAAACCTACCCATCAAGTGAAATAG